The Brassica napus cultivar Da-Ae chromosome C7, Da-Ae, whole genome shotgun sequence genomic interval ttgaattgatttagaatttttttataatttttttattttttgtatttataaaatcgatttttgtatataaaatcgatttttgtattttacaaaacgatttttctatataaattcgattttttggattttacaaaaaaaaatttctatataaattcgattttttggattttacaaaacattttaattattaaacaatttttatttattaaaactatttttgtttattagaactatttttatatatttattaaaaaaatttaatatatataaatctttttctgtgattaaattatttgggatttttttttaataaaaaaaattaatttatatatttctgtatttattaaatatatttttttaatttacaggtctcatgatgatcagacccggcctcgacagcgtcgtggtcgtggtggtacggggagccagtctcgggattccagccattttcaggattccccttcgccccacagctccaaccatacatctccctctgctgcacccgctcatgctcctctcgctcccgctgctgcatccgctcctgttcctccgggtcctccgggagtgatgagggttgcggagttggttcaacagcccggtcgtgaccatcttccgtatctcactccgtatccacatggacggggtcaaacatggtaattaaacatttttttttctttaaatttggattcattattaaccgtttgttcttttaataaggttcaaccgatccgggaacgggatcagcgcatggatcaaccgtatgatgtactcggccctcgacagtggacatccgactttcactcacttcccaaccgacaagcaggttctgtggtttcgtcagtttgcggtaagtattctaattttttacttatatttttaatctttaatataaattttctactaattgtgtttttttttcagcaagagttcaactggaattccgatgagacgctctttatctatcaccacttcgtccataaagtaatggacaactatgggaagcagatccacgagtggaagaagaagtgggaaatcaataaggttcgatttaatttattaaacaattttttaatttattaaactattttttaatttattaaactttttctttttttttaattaaaaggtcccaaagtcgatgaacgatacggtctggaaggagttgtgtgcgcattgggataaggaggagacgaaagaaacttcttccaccaactccaccaaccgcaggagcgaccgtaaagggaagggcatctacaagcataacttgggtgctcaatctattgccactctcggagatcgcatggtaagttcaaccgctttttcttcaattatttgagtttcagaatttaaatttattgtgcatttcttctaatttctaatgtttctttaattttatgttttttttcaaggcggaagaaaatgatggcgagccggtcgatgatctcgccctaatgaggagggcgtataccaacaagaagaccggccagattgatgacggtcttgtgagggacgtggtcgacctggtccaaactcaggtggtagacgaagtgtctcagcttcaaaccgaggatgacgcttcgacggcttcgaccaacttgtcccggtttcgaatcaacgaaatcgttgaatccgtaagttctttttttttaagttcaattcatttatttcttggtttaaatttctaaatttggcttttttctattcagtcggttccaaagaagaagggacgtttgttcggtttgggtcgtcgcacccggtcggttcctccttcttctgcaccaccgccctttgttgatccagaagtacttacggctcagttgaaggacaaagatgatcgaatatctttgttggagacccagatggcggctcaacaggcgggctatgaggcacagaggaggctgaaccagcaaatgatggagatgatgcagaggatgtacccgaacgaggtgttcccggacgtgccagacccgtagtttttttttccccaatctcggaatgttttatttttatttgtgaaactttgaatattaattagtatgatttcaattttacttttaatttcatattttcgaatttaaatttcagaaattttattttttcaaaaaaattaatattttttacatttcgaggaaattaattatatttttcactacatcgatcgatgcgtttttgaacaaaaacgcatcgatcgatccgttttttttttaaaatatagcgagggacatttccctcggaattttccgagggacaactccctcggaaaattccgaggaacggatccctcggaatataccgagggaacagttcctcggaataaaccgaggaaaaagtccgtcggtatactcctatcgatcgatgtatatatgtccaaacacgcatcgatcgatgaacttccgaggaattatcccgacgaagttctacctcggtatattccgaggacttttccgacaaacaagggatcctcggaatttcctcggaattccgtcggaaaattccgagggatttcagaggaaaaaagaaattccgaggaattatttccgacgacgtatttcgtcggaattgcgtcggaataacgatattccgacgaaattccgacgattttttccctcagaatccttgatgttttcttgtagtgtgtgcACGTTAGATAGCGTAAGCTTCCAACTAGACTCTTAAAGAGTGTTGAATCCACACTCTCTCCTTTTTCTTCCTTTGATAACTTGAGTCCACATTCCATTGGCGTGCAAACTGGATTTGAGTCATCCATCTTGAACTTCTTAAGCACATCTTTAGCATAGCCTTCTTGAGTAATGAAGATtccattttcttcttgttttactTCAATGCCAAGGTAGTATGACATCAATCCAATGTCGGTCATCTCGAACTCCTTTGTCATCTTCATCTTGAAATCTTCAAACATAATCGGATTGTTTCCAGTGAATATcaagtcatcaacatataagcaTGCAATCAATATATCATTGTTTTGAGATTTGATATAAAGTGCATACTCATATGGACACTTGATGAAGCCTTTCTCCTTGAAGTATTTATCAATCCGAGTGTTCCATGCTCTTGGtgcttgctttaatccataaagcGCCTTCTTCAGCCTTAAGACTttgtcttcttttcttttgactaTGTAGCCTTGTGGTTTCTCAATGTAGACTTCTTCCTCAAGGTCTCCATTTAAGAAGGCTGATTTTACATCCTTTTGATGTATCATCCAACTCTTTTGGGCTGCCAATGAAATGATTAGTCTAACCGTTTCTAAGCGAGCAACTGGAGCAAATACCTCATCATAGTCGATCCCGGCTCTTTGACTATAGCCTTTGGCCACCAATCTTTCCTTGTACCTTTCAACTTCTCCTTTATAATTCTTCTTTGCCTTGTACACCCACTTCACACCAATTGCCTTGTGTCCATTTGGAAGTGAAGCTAACTCCCATTTATCATTCTTTTGAATCTACTTGATTTCTTCATCCATTGCACTTCTCCATGACTTCTTTTCTTTAGCTTCTTCAAAGTTCATAGGCTCGCAATCCGTAAATAGACAAAATAGAGTAAGATTGTCTTGATTTTCAGTTACCTCGTAGATGTCTTGTAGACTTCTAAAACGTGGAGTCCTTTCACTTGAGctttcatctccttgagaacttgttgttggtgAAGCTGGTGGTGTAGCTGGCTCTTCTCTCGGTTGCTccacattctcttcttcaaaggATGGAAAGAAGTTGTAGTCTTCATTTTTTTATCTCCAATctcattctccttcttcatcaaagatgacattcctactaatgattgtcttctttgtttcagGATTGTAGAGCTTGTAGCCTTTGGAGTTAGCATCATACCCAATGAAGATATACTTCTCACTTTTATCATCTAGTTTGCTCCGCTTCTCGTCTGGAACATGAGCATGAGCAATGCTTCCAAATACTCTTAGGTGTGAGACTTCGGGCTTCCTTGCGCTCCAAGCTTCTTGTGGTGTATTATCTAAAACACTCTTTGTTGGAGAAcggtttgatatataaaccgcacaagcAACTGCTTCTGCCCAAAACTTCTTTGGTAGCTTCTTACTTTTGAGCATCCTTCTCGCCATCTCAAGTATTGTCCTATTCTTTCTTTCcgctactccattttgttgaggggtTCTTGGCACCGTCAACTGTGTTCGGATGCCATTATCTTCACAATacttcagaaactccttggacATGAATTCTCCTCCTCGATCCGATCTCACAGACTTGATCTTAAGACCACTTTCCTTCTCAACATGGGCtttgaactttttgaaattttcaaacacttctgatttttgtttcaaaaagtaaacccatgtttttcttgaaaagtcatcAATAAAGAGAATGAAGTAGTTACTCTTACCAACTGAACTTGGTTTGATCGGACCACATACATCTGTATGTATGAGTTCTAGTGGCTTTCTTGCTCTTGTCTCTGACTCCTTTGGAAAACTCATATTGAATTGCTTTCTAAGTAAGCAACCTTCACACACTTGATTTGGATGATTGATGCAAGGTAATCCTTTCACCATTTCTTTCTTGGAAAGTGTCTCTAAGCTTCCAAAGTTGAGATGTCTGAATCGAAGATGCCAAAGCCAAGACTCTTCCTTGTAGCACATCTTGAGACATCGTGCAATGTCATTTTGAATGTTTAGGACAAACATTCTATTGCTTGACATTGGCACCTTTGTGATGAAATTATTTGCATTATCTCTTAAAGAAAGACTATTATCTTTTAGTCGAATGTCATAACCTTTCTCTAAGAGTTGTCCTAGGCTCAAGATGTTGGTCTTCATGCTTGGAATGTAGTAAACGTTGGAAATGAATTGATGATCTCCATTTTTCAAGCGGATGAAAATATTTCCTTTACCTTTCACATCCATCTTCGATTCATCTCCCAAAGCCACATTGGTTTTCACTGATTCATCGAGCTCCACGAACATGCTTTTATTCCCACACATGTGGTTGCTTGCACCACTATCAAGGTACCACTTGTGAACCTCATTTGGTTCATCCTTCTTGTAAGCCATCaataaaatatcttcttctttactcaTTTCTTCAACATAGTTGGACTTCTCTTCAACTCTATTGTTGTTTGGAGTTTTGCACTCAGAAGCATAATGTCCTAATTTCCCGCAACTATAGCATTTGATGTATGATTTATTGTACCTTGATTTTGAATTTCTTCTTCCACGACCTCTTGATGAGTTCTCTCCTCTTTGGTTGAAGTTTACTTCATATGGTCTCCAACCTCGTCCATTTACACCACGACCTCGTCCTCGGAAATGACCACCACCACGTCTCGGATGATTTCGGCCAGCTTCTTCCTTTTGATCAATTCTCATCTTCAGAACTTGCTCCACAATatattctttcttcttcttcttttcttcataagcttGTAGTGATCCAAGAAGTTGCTCCATCATCATAGTCTCCAAGTCCTGTGTCTCTTAAATCACGGTGACAATATGCTCGAATTTTGAATCCAATGATCTAAGAACTTTCTCCATGATTCTCACATCATCTAACTTCTCACCATTTCTTTTTAGGTTATTAGTAACCGCCAAGACTCTTGAGAAGTAATCTGAGATGAGTTCTCCTTCCTTCATTTGTAATGCTTCAAATTCTCCTCTTAGAGTTTGAAGTCGTACCTTCTTCACTTGTTCCGCTCCCTTGTAAGATGTCTAAAGCTTCTCCCATGCTTCTTTGGACGTCCTTGCATCAGCAACCTTCTCAAATGCATCTTCATCTAACCCTTGATAGATAAGacagagagccttcttgtctctcttccttgAATCTCTCAAACCATCCTTTTGTGTTTGCGATAAACCACCATCATTCTCCGGTTCAACGAAGCCTTTCTCgactatctcccacacatcatgtGCTCCTAGGATAGCCATCATCCTAAGACTCCAATTGTCATAGTTGCTCTTTGTGAGCAATGGAACTTGGAAGGGAACACCACTATTTGCCATCTTCAAAAAGAACttttagctctgataccacattgTTGGAATGGAAAActttataaagatggagaaagtgtttagtgtttaaagagaAAGAAGCTTGGTGAAGAAGAAAGTTTTTTATAACTTAGAAGAGGATTCTTATTACTTAGATGATTCTTACAAACTTGGATACTTCTTGATGATTCAAAATGAGAAGAGATAGGAGATATTTATAGCCTCCAAAgtacaaaatatcttacatattttaatcctAAATCTAGATAATTCTACTTGAATATCTAAGATTATTTTTCCTTAATTATCTAGAATTTTCTATgaaaatatctagatttttaacTTAAGGAGGTGGAAGATTATTCTAGAATTTGGGTTAAGGTTGGGCTAAACATGATTAGTGTTTGTTAGCCCAATAATGTGACCCAAAATCAAGTTTACTTTTCAACAAATTTGACATTTAGCTAAATCAAGTGCTACTGCTTTATGTATCAACATCTAACTACTTGGATTGATAGTATGTAGAAAAATCTTATCAGCCTATCAAGATTTGACTGTATATATGTTGCGTAGATATAACCAGCACATCATTAGAGTTCACCGTCTCTGGTTGTATGGTTCCACAATTGCGTGTTTATTTAGTCAAAATATGCAGACTTGGAAGTTTGAACAAGTATACAATCTGGTAGAATTTTGATGTCTCAATTCGTCAACTACTTGTCGCCAATAGTCTGCGTTTGCTTCCTAGAGTTTTGTGGTCGTTTTTAATCTTGTTTACACCATCTGTTTGTGGAGATTTCAAAGCCCAATTATGTATGTGTGTTATGGATCACTTTCAGGACGAGCTTCCACTCGCTAAGATAACTCGGGATAGTGCAAAGATAACTGTTGAGCAGGTTCATGGATTAATGTCACAGGTGAGTAAACACAATCTTGACGTACCCTTTTTGGTTCATGAGTCCATGAGATTTACTCAAGACTTTTTATTTATCAATGTGCAGGTTATTAAAGACATATTGTTCAGTTCCGCACGTCAGTCTGACAAAACTCCCAGCGACCAGACTGATCCAGAGCCGATGATTACATCGTGAAGTTGgtgttcttttgttttttcttccgcAAAAGACTTTGCTTCAAACCCGGTTTTTGAGAGAATGCACATTGTTTTCTGTATTATGTCTCAGAGCTtcagttattaattttttttcttttttccttgaGAACTATCTTGAAATTGGTATGAAAGGATTTGACCATGTGAAAAGTTGCTGGAATATGCTAATTCTAGAAACATAGCATATATATCATGGAAAATGTGTTATCCCTGGACAAGGATCTCATCTCCATCCCATCTAGCATGCTTGAGAGGTGGAACATGGATGGGCTACAATACTTTTTCTCAAGATGGCACACAACCATAGATGAGAAAACATCTACTCTTAAAAATTGTTCAGCCCTCTATTATCTTTGACGTTCATCCAGACAACACTAGAAGTTATGAAACTGATCGAACAAGAATAATTGTGAGCTAGTGCGGTGGTCACTGGAGAATGAATCTTTTGTTGATTTCATGTTCAAACCGAAATGTGGATACGAGAACAGACATGAAAACAAGGTGATACAACCGAATTAGATAAGAATGTGTTGTCGAGATAAATAGGTATTGTTTAGGTTTAAGCAAATTACATCCTTGGACTTATATTTCCAGTGTTATTTATGAACAGAGACTAGAAAGCATGACACTGTCATTTGAGGTTGTAGAAACTAACGAATACTTTAAATAATGCATTTTATATAAGAATGATATCTTAAGATATTTCTCCCCTCCAAGGGGAAGAAGATCACTTGATGACCTAAATACTAAAAAGACTAACATGTTCATTATATAACAAAAAGGGTAGCTGATGTTTTCCTTAAACATGGGATCATTGATTCAGTTTTTCAAACAGCACATGGTTGTAGTGCTTGATTTTTATACATTAATCCTAACAGACATTTTTCTTTGCCTTGTTGATTAGCCATCCCTAGGCTAAACAACATGGCAAACAAGCCGATACATGCATCAGCTTTGAGTTTGGCACATGATGAGCGATTGACGATTCTGCTCCATTAGCATTATCACTGTATCGAGAGAGAACCCTTTTCCTCTCAAGAAGATGCAATGCAAGAAAGTGAGAGATGTCAATACGACATGATCACCATCTGAAACTGGAGATCCCATTGGGGATCTGCTCATAATAGCCACCTCAAATTCCATAAAATGGGTGGCTTTTAGGGCAGAGGGAGAGAGAAAAAGTTGTGATAGCCAGAGAGCACCTATTAAAACATAGATGACTCTTGacttgagaagaagaagatgaagattaTGATGACGATGTGAAGCTTGATGGCTACCAAAGACTCTAAGCTTCTTTCAACGGTAAGGAATGAGAGGTGGCTGAAGTGGAAATCCGGTTACACCTGTGGCACAGCAAAACACACTGTCAACAATATTAGTGTACAATGTATCTCTTTTTTGGCTTTGGTGTGTATATATAATCATACACGAGGTAAGACCTCAGCATGACAAAGTTGTTAATAACACATCAAAATAAGGTTACTCCTTAAAAATGCTTTGGGGATGTGTACCTTGTTGAACAGAAATGGTGGCAGGAGAGTATTGGTGCGGGTTGTTATAAGAAGAGAAGTGGTGATAAAACGGTTGCGGTTGAGTGAACTGAACCCCACCGCTACCACAAGGATAAAATGGAGCAGCTGATGCGGCTGCTGCGGTTAGTCCACCGCTTCCACCGTTTCCATTGCTATATAGTCCATATTGTCCCCTTGAATAGCAGTCGTACACGCCGTATAAGCTCTGTATGTAACACATTAGATTAATGTTAGATATTATGTGAGCATGAATAACTAAGTTAACTGATAGACTCGTTGACAGAAAAGATTCTTCGATTCGTTATACAACTACTCTCAATGTCAGAGAGATAAAAAGTTACGGACCGTAGGGAATGGAGAGTAATCTGACGAGTATGGAGAGTACCTGCGAGTATCAAATCAATGTTTTTTCTTACATAACAGAATTACACTTTAAGAGTGATAACATGTATGAATGCACGTGGCACGTGGTCATGGCACAAGGAAAgtggagatagagagagagagtaaaaatgattGGTGAAAGAGGGAATCAATCAGTTAGTTTTACAAGCTGTCGTTGACCACTTTGTCAGTCATTTTAGTCTATAGACACTATTATTAAGCCAGTTAAAATTAGAAAGagatataattacaaaaaataataataatagtgtcGGTCCACAATCAAAGTGGGAAACAGTGAAAGACAGCCAGCTATGTTATGCAAACTGTTTTGTTCGATTTAATTGAGATATATGAGCTGTATGGTATCATGTTATGTCTATGCATGCATGTACTATCTCATCATCATGATCATTACAtgtaagaaagagagaaaaagaagaagagtatACCCAAAGAGATTGAGAGGGAGCTGGGGATAGTGAGGGAAAGTGGGTGGTGGATGAGGTGGTCCAAAACCAGTTTGCATTGTGTTCATCATCACTCTCATATTGTTAATTCTACCTCCCCCTAACACATTCATTAAACATCAACATCACTTTTAAAATCAACACAAAAGCTATATCTATGGTCAATTAACATCAGTTACCagctatatatataatgtaattcCAATACTTAATTAGCCACACAAATTTCTAACCAATTTAAATAACTTTTTATAGACAGTTAGACACTCTAACCATATATTAActtatagttatcatttttcttGATCTAACTTGCGTAACATATTATAAGGGTTACGCAAGGttaggagagagagaaatgatttatatatgtattaaccATGGTTAGGAGTGGAGGGTTTGGATCTTTGAAGACCAAGAGAGGCAAGGTTGCAATTTGCTCTTCTTCCGTCGATCACAGGAGTAGCGTCCACACAAGCCTTGCTCGCCGCATCTGCCTCCTTGAACGTCACCTGATCACAGCACTTTACTAATTAGTTCCCCTTTGAGGTATATATGTATAACCCTAAATATACCACTCTATATATATCTAGAAACAATGAGTTATTGTATATACGAATCCGTAGCCCTTAGATCTGCCTGAAGCCTTGTCGGTGATGACTACAGCTTCCAAAATCTCCCCAAACTGCTCGAAGTGCTTCTTCAACGTATCCTTGTGCGTCTCCCAAGCTAATCCTCCGACAAACACCTTTGTGTACGTCGTGTCTCCCAACCCTATTCCTCCCGTCATATCTTTTCTCCGATCAGATATCTATCTTTACGTTTCACTTGTGAGATTGTGAGGGACACAAATATTCATAGAAGTAAGGCTATATAGATAGTTGGAAAGAGATTAGAGATCTACTTAATAGATTCAGGAGATAAGTTTTCTTTAGGGTTGTTTGATATGTAATGAGGATGAGAAGAAAAgcgaaaataaaaattatgataaagTGCCACTGGGAAAAAGATATCGGACTTGAATTATGTATAGATACAGTCTctattgttgaaaaaaaaaaaagtatagatACAGTCTCTATCCTTTTATCCACGACTCTATTGATCGTGTCTCTCACGCAGCCTCTACTCAAAGGTTATGTGGTGTTGACGCGCGTAGATGGGCGTGATGATATAGGCATGGATTGTTCTTACTTATTGCATTTTATGAAGTACGTTCAATTatttaaagagagagagagtaaaggaACGAAaacagaatttaaattttaaaatgttttagttCCTTATTTTCTCATTGTATATCTGATAATCTGAACAACACATATTATATAGTTGGTCAAATTTAAGCTACGGTTGTAGTTGAATCTGCACTGTGATTCACACTCAATCACTTGCAAGGGCTGACCAAAGACAAGAAAAGGTGTGTCATATGCCCACCCTAATTTGTTATGCTAATTTTCATTAATAATTAGTGTTAAAACTTGTTGATGTATCTCTAGGTTGAAAATTAGTTATAAGAATGCCCCATACTAGAAACAATTAAAGATCGCATAGTCGTGTCTAGATTTCTAGAGGTTTTGGGTAAATATGTGTGGCTCCTTTTAGATTTGAGGATTTTGCAGGtt includes:
- the LOC106431008 gene encoding probable RNA-binding protein ARP1 isoform X1 gives rise to the protein MTGGIGLGDTTYTKVFVGGLAWETHKDTLKKHFEQFGEILEAVVITDKASGRSKGYGFVTFKEADAASKACVDATPVIDGRRANCNLASLGLQRSKPSTPNHGGGRINNMRVMMNTMQTGFGPPHPPPTFPHYPQLPLNLFGYSPYSSDYSPFPTSLYGVYDCYSRGQYGLYSNGNGGSGGLTAAAASAAPFYPCGSGGVQFTQPQPFYHHFSSYNNPHQYSPATISVQQGVTGFPLQPPLIPYR
- the LOC106431008 gene encoding probable RNA-binding protein ARP1 isoform X2, producing the protein MTGGIGLGDTTYTKVFVGGLAWETHKDTLKKHFEQFGEILEAVVITDKASGRSKGYGFVTFKEADAASKACVDATPVIDGRRANCNLASLGLQRSKPSTPNHGGGRINNMRVMMNTMQTGFGPPHPPPTFPHYPQLPLNLFGYSPYSSDYSPFPTSLYGVYDCYSRGQYGLYSNGNGGSGGLTAAAASAAPFYPCGSGGVQFTQPQPFYHHFSSYNNPHQYSPATISVQQVCFAVPQV